A single region of the Eleginops maclovinus isolate JMC-PN-2008 ecotype Puerto Natales chromosome 16, JC_Emac_rtc_rv5, whole genome shotgun sequence genome encodes:
- the mchr1b gene encoding melanin-concentrating hormone receptor 1, with the protein MDFAFISNSSFSPLSSAENLTEEYEQYTSILMPSIFGVICLLGILGNSIVIYTIVKKTKLCSQQTVPDIFIFSLSIADLLFLLGMPFLIHQLLGNGSWCFGGTMCTFITALDSNSQIVSTYILTVMTLDRYLATVHPIRFKHVRTPFVAGAAVALVWVFSLLSITPVWMYTGLMRLKDGSVGCALLLPNPATDTYWFTLYQFFLAFALPWLIICGVFFKILQNMSATVAPLPQRSIRVRTRKVTRMAVAICLAFFICWAPYYTLQLAHLGVQRPTFAFLYAYNIAISMGYANSCINPFIYIVLSETFKRKFIVAVQPSHCRVFRVAPALADGSMSLRLAPDSSQPSQSSRELLQNILPVTVAVH; encoded by the exons ATGGACtttgcattcatttcaaattcatCTTTTTCACCCCTCAGTTCGGCTGAGAATCTGACAGAAG AGTATGAACAGTACACCAGCATCTTAATGCCCAGCATCTTTGGTGTCATCTGCCTCCTCGGGATCTTGGGAAACTCTATAGTCATCTACACCATTGTGAAGAAAACCAAGCTCTGCTCCCAGCAAACAGTACCAGACATATTCATCTTCAGCTTGTCCATCGCAGACCTCCTCTTTCTCCTGGGCATGCCTTTCCTCATCCACCAGCTTCTGGGTAACGGGTCGTGGTGCTTCGGTGGCACCATGTGCACCTTCATCACCGCTCTAGACTCTAACAGCCAGATTGTTAGCACCTACATCCTGACTGTGATGACTCTGGATCGCTACCTGGCCACGGTTCACCCGATACGCTTCAAACATGTCCGGACGCCCTTCGTAGCGGGGGCGGCCGTGGCTCTGGTGTGGGTTTTTTCCCTGCTCTCCATCACTCCAGTCTGGATGTATACAGGACTCATGCGTCTGAAGGATGGCTCGGTTGGATGCGCCTTATTGCTGCCCAACCCAGCGACGGATACATACTGGTTCACCCTCTACCAGTTCTTCCTGGCCTTCGCTCTGCCGTGGCTGATCATCTGTGGGGTCTTCTTCAAGATTCTCCAGAATATGTCCGCTACAGTTGCTCCCTTGCCCCAGCGCAGCATCAGGGTTCGGACCAGAAAGGTCACCCGTATGGCGGTGGCTATATGCCTGGCGTTCTTCATCTGCTGGGCCCCCTACTACACCCTGCAGCTGGCCCACCTCGGAGTACAGCGGCCCACCTTTGCCTTCCTGTACGCTTACAACATCGCCATCAGCATGGGCTACGCCAACAGCTGCATCAACCCGTTCATCTACATCGTGTTGAGCGAAACCTTTAAGAGGAAGTTCATCGTAGCCGTTCAGCCGTCCCACTGCAGGGTCTTCAGGGTGGCCCCCGCTCTGGCTGATGGCAGCATGAGTCTGAGGCTGGCTCCGGACAGCTCTCAACCATCGCAGTCATCAAGGGAACTTCTTCAGAATATTCTACCTGTCACTGTGGCTGTGCACTGA